The Leptospira bouyouniensis genome has a segment encoding these proteins:
- a CDS encoding HAMP domain-containing sensor histidine kinase has product MAPTLNLYSFFYFGLSLVSGIAYIYFRSRKEDLTPSFRGLLIPLLSLFFWSVAWSICNSFLNPYTAYIFVFLKNPAILILGVSISDLAFRFQEDIFPRWRFYSLRIQIVGVILAGLTNGTGFFFREIRFDPKMEFYVPIQSSNNIVIRLSILSIAIILCCILINTLVVLFLKFKRFEGAKKRATIGFISAIFGILTLAFADILVDLNYVSKPTYLFILTNLTIIIMTILVLVSLNQETVPSSVGFKIMTFNLTILYLILSIVANFLFNRFRIDIQSEMSREKHNVKTQLELGNFHPFVYLSDLVIDMQDKNFRINKINFPENKIDGLLTRSPSHESFKVDTFTNEPSGIFWTSDFYAKNHHFLIAIPYIEYREKVHQTVVWLIITLLFSIFTIFMLYPVLHKTSIVYPLTRLLSGIRRMQSGDLFVSVDVSSKDEIGELSKSFNEMISIVREARFQLEQKIEERTVSLNKTILELKDTQEQLLHAERMSTLGKIAASVAHEINNPLAAIKGSIQFIKDGQFSDEKVELSQLETIADSLIENFKNQKRSEVTSRFKRKRELITFFRSKHVQDPISLADTCFDFRIESIPSDFLYLFETKEGIEAFQNRLNEHVIRFHLGIIETAVERASKIVFALKHHSYSGPKENQKILSLKEGIESVLSMYSKSWKPHVELEWKHSGDPQVLGHADELVQVWTNLIYNSFQACPSENGRISIHLQESESDAVIFIEDNGKGIPEEILPRIFEPFFTTKELGMGTGLGLSIVQKIIENHQGTIHVESRPGKTIFTIHLPLAKA; this is encoded by the coding sequence TTGGCACCAACTCTCAATCTATATAGTTTCTTCTATTTTGGACTCAGTTTGGTCAGTGGGATTGCCTACATTTACTTTCGGTCGCGAAAGGAGGACCTCACCCCGAGTTTCCGTGGGTTACTCATTCCACTTTTGAGTTTGTTTTTCTGGTCCGTTGCCTGGTCGATTTGTAATTCCTTCTTAAACCCCTATACGGCGTACATTTTTGTTTTTTTAAAAAATCCAGCGATCCTCATATTAGGGGTTTCGATTTCAGACCTTGCCTTTCGATTCCAAGAAGACATTTTCCCTCGCTGGAGGTTTTATAGTCTCCGCATCCAAATTGTCGGTGTCATCTTAGCAGGGCTTACCAATGGAACTGGTTTTTTCTTCCGTGAGATTCGATTTGATCCCAAAATGGAATTTTATGTACCAATACAATCATCCAATAACATCGTCATTCGACTTTCGATTCTATCAATTGCCATCATTTTATGTTGTATATTGATCAATACCTTAGTTGTCTTATTTCTAAAATTCAAACGATTTGAAGGGGCAAAAAAAAGAGCAACGATTGGATTTATCTCTGCTATCTTTGGTATCCTGACTCTAGCATTTGCCGACATATTAGTTGATTTAAACTATGTTAGCAAACCCACTTATCTATTTATATTAACAAACCTAACAATCATTATAATGACAATTTTGGTCCTAGTTTCTTTGAACCAGGAAACAGTTCCTTCCTCAGTTGGATTCAAAATCATGACATTCAACTTAACTATCTTGTATCTTATCCTGTCAATTGTTGCAAACTTTTTGTTTAATAGATTTCGGATTGATATCCAAAGTGAGATGAGTCGAGAAAAACATAATGTCAAAACCCAGTTAGAACTTGGGAATTTTCATCCATTTGTGTATTTATCTGATTTAGTCATTGATATGCAGGATAAAAATTTTCGTATCAATAAAATCAATTTTCCAGAAAATAAAATTGATGGGTTACTTACAAGGTCACCATCTCATGAATCATTCAAAGTGGATACCTTTACGAATGAACCATCTGGAATTTTTTGGACTTCTGATTTTTACGCAAAAAACCACCATTTTTTAATCGCTATACCATATATAGAATACCGCGAAAAGGTTCACCAGACAGTTGTTTGGCTCATCATCACTCTCTTATTTTCTATCTTCACAATTTTTATGTTATACCCTGTTTTACATAAAACAAGCATCGTATATCCATTAACCCGCTTATTATCCGGGATCCGAAGAATGCAATCAGGTGATTTATTTGTTTCGGTAGATGTATCTAGTAAAGATGAGATTGGTGAATTATCCAAAAGTTTTAATGAGATGATCTCAATAGTGAGAGAAGCAAGATTTCAATTAGAACAAAAAATTGAAGAACGAACCGTCTCACTCAATAAAACTATCCTAGAACTTAAAGATACACAAGAACAGTTGTTACATGCAGAAAGAATGTCTACATTAGGAAAAATTGCAGCAAGTGTCGCACATGAAATAAATAATCCACTTGCCGCTATCAAAGGAAGTATTCAATTCATTAAGGATGGGCAATTTTCAGATGAAAAAGTGGAACTCTCCCAACTCGAAACAATTGCTGATTCCTTGATCGAAAATTTTAAAAACCAAAAACGTTCCGAAGTGACTTCACGTTTCAAACGGAAAAGAGAACTCATTACATTTTTCAGGTCCAAACATGTCCAAGATCCAATTTCACTTGCTGACACTTGTTTTGATTTTCGTATTGAATCAATCCCTTCCGATTTTTTATATTTATTTGAAACTAAGGAAGGGATCGAAGCATTTCAAAATAGGCTGAACGAACATGTCATACGATTCCATTTAGGGATCATTGAAACAGCTGTAGAACGAGCCTCCAAAATAGTTTTCGCATTAAAGCACCACTCCTACTCAGGACCCAAAGAAAATCAAAAAATTTTATCCTTAAAAGAAGGGATTGAATCTGTCCTTAGTATGTATTCCAAAAGTTGGAAACCCCATGTCGAATTAGAATGGAAACATTCTGGTGATCCACAGGTTCTTGGCCATGCCGATGAACTTGTCCAAGTTTGGACGAATCTAATTTATAACTCGTTCCAGGCATGTCCGAGCGAAAATGGTCGGATCTCCATCCATTTGCAAGAATCTGAAAGTGATGCTGTCATTTTCATCGAAGACAATGGAAAAGGGATTCCAGAAGAAATCTTACCTCGAATTTTTGAACCTTTTTTCACCACAAAAGAACTGGGGATGGGAACAGGGCTTGGCCTTTCCATCGTCCAAAAGATTATTGAAAACCACCAAGGTACGATCCATGTGGAAAGTCGCCCAGGGAAAACCATCTTCACCATCCACCTACCCCTAGCAAAAGCCTAG
- a CDS encoding penicillin acylase family protein translates to MLNQIKTFIKKRPFISLLILFILSLPVTLHILFWGLVSIKAPKYQGEIRSDKLSSKATVIRDEVGIPHIVGEDAKSAYFALGFTMAQDRIFQMELQRRIGKGELTEIFGEKLIPSDQFLKSLLLKQSAETYANQTKHIYPEAWEQLDWFLEGVNHFLETESLPIEYTILGIKPRPFDRVDAISFLFYMGFSFAEGIKSDSLYTIMESELVGRSASELFPRYDFEQNASILESQPGIKKLAIQDPKKLNQNHTNILDQKIATKNNGKPKEITNLKQLVEFVSSLQIPIEPLEGSNSWLVAPSRSSSGGAVLANDPHIALSNPGAWYEAYIEYPGYENYGYFLSIIPFPLIAHNRDKAWGLTMLEQDDVNLYLETIEAGKYKSGSTWKELTYYKDEIKKKDGTTIPLEVAITGHGPIITEHIKGYKGRPVSLYWAHHHLENPLLDVLYKMGKSKSFQELDSASSMIGAPGLNFSYADKDGNIAYYAVGRFPILKTGNPRKILEGSTGENDVIGYVPSKNNPKIINPKNGIIVTANNLVTNQSLPGLGKPEGNWQPPDRFQRLVGILETQEKWSLEELAAIQTDSVSSFAPEYLEIVFASVKQPKTLGGKKVLEILKHWNFEHFPESQGAAVYDVFFYITLKELLIDEMGKENFEMYGELAEYWNAYRRFIRNPNSNYWDDLRTSGVVETREDILNRSIEETAKYLEKNVSASPSLWKWKHLYKIKHPHPLGVLPLIGGIFDIGPLPSSGGAEVVNNLKYKLMKEDWIATSGPSKRRVIDYGRFEESLTQLPIGNSGNLGSPFYGNLVEDYTNGVHRKILYSKNQVGEGKYRLEFLPK, encoded by the coding sequence ATGTTAAACCAAATCAAAACATTTATCAAAAAGAGACCATTTATAAGTCTCTTAATTCTATTTATCCTTTCTTTGCCAGTGACATTACACATCTTATTTTGGGGTCTTGTATCCATCAAAGCTCCAAAATACCAAGGTGAGATTCGTTCTGATAAACTTTCTTCGAAAGCTACAGTAATTCGAGATGAAGTTGGGATTCCTCACATTGTTGGCGAAGATGCAAAGTCCGCCTATTTTGCGTTAGGTTTTACGATGGCGCAAGATCGAATTTTCCAAATGGAATTACAAAGACGGATTGGAAAAGGGGAACTAACTGAAATTTTTGGTGAAAAATTGATCCCTTCTGATCAGTTTCTCAAATCACTATTATTGAAACAATCGGCAGAAACTTATGCCAACCAGACAAAACACATTTATCCAGAAGCTTGGGAACAGCTCGATTGGTTTTTGGAAGGTGTGAACCATTTTCTAGAAACTGAAAGTTTACCAATCGAATACACGATCCTTGGAATTAAACCACGACCTTTCGATCGGGTAGATGCCATTTCCTTTTTGTTTTATATGGGATTTTCATTCGCAGAAGGAATTAAATCGGATAGTTTATATACGATTATGGAATCTGAGTTAGTTGGAAGATCAGCGAGTGAACTTTTTCCAAGGTATGACTTTGAACAAAATGCATCCATTTTGGAATCTCAACCTGGAATTAAAAAACTGGCAATACAGGATCCGAAGAAACTCAATCAAAACCATACAAACATTTTGGACCAAAAGATTGCGACAAAGAATAATGGAAAACCAAAAGAGATTACAAACCTAAAGCAGTTGGTGGAATTTGTCAGTTCACTCCAAATCCCAATTGAACCACTCGAAGGAAGTAATTCATGGCTTGTCGCTCCGAGTCGTTCATCAAGTGGTGGAGCAGTCCTTGCCAACGACCCACATATTGCATTATCCAATCCTGGTGCATGGTATGAAGCCTATATCGAATACCCAGGGTATGAAAACTATGGGTATTTTTTGTCGATTATTCCTTTCCCTCTCATTGCTCACAATCGTGACAAAGCTTGGGGACTCACCATGTTAGAACAAGATGATGTGAATTTGTATTTAGAAACCATTGAAGCTGGGAAATACAAATCTGGTTCAACTTGGAAAGAGTTAACTTACTACAAAGATGAAATCAAAAAAAAGGATGGAACTACTATTCCTTTGGAAGTGGCCATCACGGGCCATGGACCAATCATCACTGAACATATCAAAGGTTATAAAGGTAGACCAGTCAGTTTATATTGGGCTCACCACCATTTGGAAAATCCACTACTTGATGTGCTATACAAAATGGGAAAATCCAAGTCGTTTCAAGAACTGGACTCCGCCTCATCAATGATTGGCGCTCCGGGTCTTAATTTTAGTTATGCGGACAAGGATGGAAACATTGCTTATTATGCAGTGGGTCGGTTCCCAATTTTAAAAACTGGGAATCCAAGGAAAATTTTAGAAGGATCCACCGGTGAAAACGATGTGATTGGATATGTTCCTTCAAAAAACAATCCGAAAATCATCAATCCTAAGAATGGAATCATTGTTACAGCAAATAACCTAGTGACAAACCAGAGTTTACCTGGTCTTGGAAAACCTGAGGGAAATTGGCAACCTCCTGATCGTTTTCAAAGGTTAGTTGGGATCTTGGAAACTCAAGAAAAATGGAGTTTAGAAGAACTTGCAGCGATCCAAACTGATTCCGTCTCTTCCTTTGCACCTGAGTACTTAGAAATTGTATTTGCGTCAGTAAAACAGCCTAAGACGTTAGGTGGAAAAAAAGTTCTAGAAATATTAAAACATTGGAATTTTGAACATTTTCCAGAATCTCAAGGAGCGGCAGTTTATGATGTGTTCTTTTACATTACTTTAAAAGAACTCCTAATAGATGAAATGGGCAAAGAAAATTTTGAGATGTATGGTGAATTGGCAGAATATTGGAATGCCTATCGACGTTTCATTCGAAATCCAAATTCCAATTATTGGGATGATTTGAGGACATCAGGTGTAGTGGAAACAAGAGAAGATATTTTGAATCGTTCCATTGAAGAGACAGCGAAGTATCTGGAGAAAAATGTTTCTGCTTCTCCAAGCCTATGGAAATGGAAACACTTATACAAAATCAAACACCCTCACCCACTTGGCGTATTACCATTGATTGGTGGGATATTTGATATTGGTCCATTACCAAGTTCAGGTGGAGCGGAAGTGGTCAATAACCTAAAATACAAACTGATGAAAGAAGACTGGATAGCGACTTCAGGGCCTTCCAAACGTCGGGTCATAGATTATGGTAGGTTTGAAGAATCCTTGACCCAACTCCCAATTGGTAACAGTGGGAATTTAGGAAGTCCTTTTTATGGTAACCTTGTGGAAGATTATACGAATGGGGTCCATAGAAAGATATTGTACTCGAAAAACCAAGTTGGGGAAGGTAAATACCGTTTAGAATTCCTTCCTAAATAA
- a CDS encoding DUF1577 domain-containing protein, translating to MAIGRTDSMQELITILESLFDETIIGSDVNIVKHLFYYLKADNREFEFIYEEDNLVAAVEEIEAHTVTLVIPDLIEKGSRRARVRFEVMNINYQFEVVILDIQKDQIVIKTPTELQSYQLRTNKRIPVDDLFMNFIILFRSLSGGSREVGKNLYAESRFPHLMKEVRKDRPDSKLINIMLTEAIERISKDYEIHFFKDDQKLNEFDDFIKKTILRTSKTIYISDCNRITSYINESNDDVLFNYHSEHKEMAKELGDEFALEFFESMRKHESRNFYVSYIITPIRLYEDVVGFIKVYSTAMERFTISQNQAVYIFELAEIISYVFTKIAIQYGSYETMQSTTKVVDISLDGLLFEIYDKRLFHYLKRHNIIKMFIPLNKERTMILRGEIIRFLDKGDHYHLGVNYFSSAPDDMLFLESYLFEKSMKILSE from the coding sequence ATGGCGATCGGCAGAACAGACTCGATGCAGGAACTCATCACGATTTTAGAATCGTTGTTTGATGAGACAATCATTGGTTCCGATGTCAACATTGTAAAACATCTCTTCTACTATTTAAAAGCTGACAATCGTGAATTTGAATTCATTTACGAAGAGGATAACTTAGTCGCAGCCGTAGAAGAAATTGAAGCCCATACTGTCACTTTAGTGATCCCCGACCTAATTGAAAAAGGTTCCAGAAGGGCACGTGTTCGTTTTGAAGTGATGAACATCAACTACCAATTTGAAGTTGTCATCCTCGATATCCAAAAAGACCAAATTGTCATCAAAACTCCCACCGAGTTACAATCGTACCAACTCAGGACGAACAAAAGGATCCCAGTTGATGATTTGTTTATGAACTTTATCATTCTCTTTCGAAGTTTATCTGGAGGATCACGGGAAGTTGGGAAAAACCTTTATGCGGAAAGTAGATTCCCTCACTTAATGAAAGAAGTACGAAAAGACAGACCCGATAGTAAACTTATTAATATAATGTTAACGGAGGCAATTGAACGGATTTCTAAAGATTATGAAATTCACTTTTTCAAAGATGATCAAAAGTTAAATGAATTTGACGACTTCATTAAAAAAACAATCTTACGGACATCAAAAACGATCTACATCTCGGATTGCAACCGGATCACATCATATATCAATGAATCGAATGATGATGTATTATTTAATTATCATTCCGAACACAAAGAGATGGCAAAAGAGCTAGGTGATGAATTTGCTTTAGAATTTTTTGAATCCATGCGTAAACATGAGTCCAGGAACTTTTATGTTTCATACATTATCACTCCAATTCGATTATATGAAGATGTAGTGGGATTTATCAAAGTATATTCAACTGCCATGGAAAGATTTACGATTTCACAAAACCAAGCAGTCTATATTTTTGAACTTGCTGAAATCATCAGTTACGTATTCACGAAAATTGCAATCCAGTATGGTAGTTACGAAACCATGCAATCGACAACAAAGGTTGTAGATATTTCTCTTGATGGTTTATTATTTGAAATTTACGATAAACGATTGTTTCACTATTTAAAAAGACACAATATCATAAAAATGTTCATCCCACTCAATAAAGAAAGGACTATGATCCTTCGTGGGGAGATCATTCGTTTTTTGGACAAGGGGGATCATTACCATTTGGGTGTGAACTACTTTAGTTCAGCACCTGATGATATGTTGTTTTTAGAATCTTATCTATTTGAAAAGAGTATGAAAATCTTATCAGAGTAA
- a CDS encoding tetratricopeptide repeat protein — protein MVRLFILPFLLVSFLWAQSPTDRMAFAFRSQSSLDPLRMIVVGEVVGIEKASFYEVDKLSQELEVDTRPDTVTIKVADPKGIRVGQTLYLLEKNQDHKTFRDGNIVGMITVKSVYLTTFFGWQVRGEGYLRLIEDRPVTAARLLDTTKYEEAFIAKKQGDHYFAKGQMDEALRKYKHAVSLDQSSPDLHYALGKAHWKDGEGYVSTAFEYSMAWKNRERFSNPQERLLFLVDYLRFLTYYFKVEGKENKKQLELMPQVAKEARTLYPKIYEVWLYSFEVTFLNLLHTNLAGNSVDLRKSRDELASQSEEFLNKAYSLRKSDYYLHKLACEFYNLRWKETRGTMEETTYRAKLVEHGKLLRLYYTGETTLSEELLNAIRLAEKQSGLL, from the coding sequence ATGGTTCGACTGTTTATCCTCCCTTTTTTACTGGTTTCCTTTTTATGGGCACAGTCACCAACAGATCGGATGGCGTTTGCTTTCAGAAGCCAATCTTCCTTAGATCCTTTACGAATGATTGTGGTAGGGGAAGTTGTTGGCATCGAAAAAGCAAGTTTTTACGAAGTGGATAAACTTTCCCAAGAGTTAGAAGTCGACACAAGACCAGACACCGTAACGATCAAAGTTGCCGATCCCAAAGGGATTCGTGTTGGCCAAACCTTATATTTATTAGAAAAGAATCAGGACCACAAAACATTCCGTGATGGAAATATTGTGGGAATGATCACAGTGAAATCAGTTTATCTCACTACTTTTTTTGGATGGCAAGTTAGAGGTGAAGGTTATTTACGGTTGATTGAAGATAGACCAGTAACGGCCGCTAGGTTACTAGACACCACCAAGTACGAAGAGGCTTTCATCGCTAAAAAACAAGGGGATCATTATTTTGCCAAAGGCCAAATGGATGAAGCCCTACGTAAATACAAACATGCAGTTTCTCTAGACCAAAGTTCACCAGATTTGCATTATGCACTTGGGAAAGCTCATTGGAAAGATGGGGAAGGATATGTTTCTACCGCATTCGAATATTCAATGGCTTGGAAAAATAGAGAACGATTTTCGAATCCCCAAGAACGTTTGTTATTCTTAGTTGATTATTTAAGGTTTTTAACTTATTACTTCAAAGTTGAAGGTAAAGAAAATAAAAAACAATTAGAACTTATGCCTCAAGTTGCAAAAGAAGCCCGCACTTTGTATCCTAAAATTTACGAAGTTTGGCTTTATAGTTTTGAAGTTACATTTCTAAACTTATTACATACAAACCTGGCTGGAAATTCAGTTGACCTTCGAAAATCCAGGGATGAATTGGCGAGTCAATCGGAAGAATTTTTAAACAAAGCTTATTCCCTACGAAAATCAGATTATTATCTGCACAAACTTGCTTGCGAATTTTATAATTTACGCTGGAAAGAAACTAGGGGCACAATGGAAGAAACCACCTACAGAGCAAAACTTGTAGAACATGGAAAACTTTTGCGATTGTACTATACAGGTGAAACCACTCTTTCGGAAGAATTATTGAACGCAATCAGACTTGCCGAAAAACAATCCGGATTACTCTGA
- a CDS encoding lytic transglycosylase domain-containing protein, with the protein MRKLSKISNKLALFGLVLLFFFESYGKINPAGNSPKNDTAKLKLHSLIAKNRPGLSRKEQKDLVLVVERASYHLRFPKKAKVSNNSPVDKLGFLVGLIQTESQFHTRAKSHKGALGLMQVMPETAKWLAKKEGIPFSSEKELFEPETNLLLGVLYLNYLMERTDSLEATLLAYNAGLGGYKRFGGVPSYSRTVYKYYEEWKQMPIPSEIPISESLASLFSI; encoded by the coding sequence ATGCGAAAACTTTCTAAAATCTCAAATAAATTGGCGTTGTTCGGGCTGGTTTTGTTATTCTTTTTCGAATCTTACGGAAAAATCAACCCAGCAGGCAATTCTCCTAAGAATGACACTGCGAAACTAAAATTACATTCCTTGATCGCGAAAAACCGTCCAGGGTTATCCAGGAAAGAACAAAAGGACTTAGTCCTTGTGGTAGAAAGGGCCTCGTATCATCTACGATTTCCTAAAAAGGCAAAGGTTTCAAACAATTCCCCCGTTGATAAATTGGGTTTTTTGGTTGGACTCATCCAAACAGAATCACAATTCCATACCCGCGCCAAATCGCATAAAGGGGCACTTGGCCTAATGCAAGTGATGCCGGAAACAGCCAAGTGGCTTGCCAAAAAAGAAGGGATTCCGTTTTCTTCGGAAAAAGAACTCTTCGAACCAGAAACAAATCTTTTATTAGGTGTTCTTTATTTGAATTATTTAATGGAACGTACAGACAGTCTCGAAGCAACATTGTTAGCTTATAATGCAGGGCTTGGAGGTTATAAACGATTTGGTGGTGTTCCTTCTTATTCACGAACAGTATACAAATACTATGAAGAATGGAAACAAATGCCAATACCGTCCGAAATTCCGATTTCTGAATCGTTAGCGAGTCTCTTTTCCATTTAA